CTGAGGAAGTGCTTTGACACAGCTGCGATATGTATAAAGCACTGATGCCATCTCCTTCCCATCCTGGATAAGTGTGTTCTGCCATGCCATCAAATAAAAGATCAGAGACAAAAACAAAACACTAAAaagtatatcaaaattttgcaattaacTTTAGACTCTAACtagcttgggcaaaaaataagtatttatgCATATAagcaaaaaaggagaaaaataaaataaattgacatACAAGCTGATTGAGAGCTTTTGTGTCCTCTGTAAGAGACAAACGATAAGCAGAAACATCACTATactctgaaaaaaaaaaggatcatCAGTAATGCAAGaagaatttttaagaaaatgcaactaagctgagaaaaacaataaaagagaAATCAAGCAACGTCAATACTATAAGACCAACAAACAACCAATTTACTACTAATAAATTGCATCTATTCCAAGCATATCTCTTTATTACTCCAAAAAGAGACCCGCAAGTCAAAGTTTCATGCAAATCAAAGTTCTAAAACCTCAAGTTCAAGTACTGCAATGAACATATATTCCATTTTTAAACTAAATCCAATGAAGAAAAAACCCTTAAATCATAagaaaacacacacacacacacacacacagaaATACCAATTGGACTGATAGTTGATCCTCTTTCAGTTGAGACCAAAACTGCTGGTCCTTGTACTTCTGGTTGCTCATcctaacaaaacaaaacaaaaaaattaaccaataatgcatggtgaaagttttttttttttcaaattgaaaaaaaggagCACTAGATGCATTTTCTCCAGTAATTTGCTTGcaaaaagttaaatttgatttcttcaaattttcttcaaatatgaataatttaCGTTTCTAAAAAactacaatttaaaaaaaataaaatgcattaTAATTTCGTAAAAAAACAATAGAAGCCATTTTAGAAACAaagttttagaaattaaatcaatttcttcgAAACCAAATTAATGAAAGCaaagctaaaaatgaaaaaagaagaagaagaagttaaGTATGAAGAAATTATTTACCTCTAGGGAGAATGTGGATAAAGCTGCAATGGCTTCTTCAACTGGAACTGCTgccattttcaaaacaaattgtttcaaaatttccCCCAAAAAATCCGTTCAAACATCTAAGCTTTTTCAGCCTTTTAAAATATCAACATTTTTGAAgtgatttcttttaaaattttattatggcTGTAAAAATGGGAACGTTCGATCTCCAGTGAGTCGGAATCTGGAAAGGGTGTCGAAAAGTGAGTTGATGGCTCGAGACTTCAACGATGCTTAATAGATGTGGAAGCTCATTTTCACTAGATTGGACACGACTTTATCTTCAAATTACGTCAATgccattataaaatttttttgcgGTATGTATCAAAATTGAGATTAATgtaatcttttatattttaataaaaaacatataagtttaaattttttattgataaatttaatagtttatatgattttatatttctaccattaattttttatgtacatCATTTTCACCTTCTGCTATATTTTTCCACTTTAGTCAATATTcaaatgtaaaagataaaaactGTAAACTGTAATTCTAGAAGAGTAGTTAGTTGATTCATAAAAGGACCATTATGTTGTATTTAAGATGGTACATGAATTCATAATTTACATTTCTCTCTCTTGCagttaaacaaatgaaatatagcTTTGAGGTAAAGCATGGCTGAAAACTGGCTTCCACTACGGAAATTTGGGTTCCCACTAATTGAGTTTGTGTGTGAttcaagcaataaataaataaacaacaaagAATTTATTTGGATTAAGTATAACTAATAACAGCTTGTTTGACTTAGCTGACACCACGAtttttgtttacattttcaACCAAATAGTATATTGCTTGGAGTCACAGTCAATTAATTATGACTTCAATTAGGGTTGCAAGATTTAAACTCAAGTCAaagcatatttatttttaaaacattaatttattattttaatcgaTCAAATTCCTTTAGTCATGAAATATAGTAAGAGTTCAACTCTCACCTATAAAAATAAAGCACATTTCATGATAATTATTTATTCCTTAAAAATAGAGTCCtgatttcacaaaaataaatttcaattatgcTTAAACCAAGTTTTAAGTCAAGTGCCAACATTTTTAACTGCTACCACATAGGgtttaagtatcaaaattttgatatattttaaccgTTTCTATCCGTTACTAACCAGTAACTTGTTCCACTGCATACCACCTCCAATAAGTTgatataatagtttaatattttaaattaatttctaactttttttatttcctatagttacatttaaaatatatataatcatttaatttagttttggaatttaattaaaaaaattaattttttatacttgCATATAAGTACATTAATtgaagtatatatgtatatttatttattttaaaatatcaataaaccCATGTCGATATATCAAAACACGTCTGTACCGAAACGCATCAATGCCAGAACAGTACCAGATCAAAAATAATCTATCCACTGGTACGATACTAACCGCCTTAAGGAAGTGCTAAATGGCCACGAACCCAAAAAAGAAAGGCTTATGCTactttctttccttatttttcaGTATTATTAATGATGCTAGCATGGATGAAGGATACtgtataatatgaaaaaattaacaaaaaattgaacattCCTGTACCCCACATACATTCATATCCATCACTAACCTGAGTCCTAACACAAATTACTACTATGCAACATGAAGATAGGATTATACACCTGCTGTTATgatgatggtggtggtggtgaagATGATGATGTATCATTCCCAGAAGTGTCCATCGTTTGTCTGGCAGAAATAACCCTGTCAAGAGTTTGATCAGGGACTGCGATTCCTGTAGTCTCAAGGTCTGCAACAATGGCGATGGCAGCATCTAGTTCTCCCAGGTCAATACATAATGAGATTGCTTCATCATAGAGGGGACTGTAACAAAAGAAACAGAATTAGATGGAGAGCTAGTCTTGAATTAAACAAACTATGCTATAgtcacataaaataaattccaaaatctGGCAGAGATCTGAGTCAACGGTTTTAACTGTTACTTAGAATCGGATGCAAGAGTCAAACACCAGTATGTGTCTGCCATGAGCattatttaattgtttctaAGCATTTCCACAAATAGGAAGGTTCTTAGAGGATTATATCCTCCTGTCCATGTCTGACAACATGTAGGACACTGGCCTTAGACACGaatacttcaagaaaaacaagGAGTCGGAACAATAGCTTTCAAGTACGGCTAAATTAGTAGTGGCATCCAGTAAACCAAAAAATTGAGCTAAATAATAGAATTGATTTTccattaatatgtataaatttaataatgtctGAGTATTTCAAGAGGATTAATAATAGCAATCTATGTTTACCCAGACTGAAGTCCCTAAAGTACTTGTGTTCACTACATATGACCTTTCGAGCGTGGTTATGAAAGAATGACCCTACAAATATAtgaataaacttaaaatgtAGAGCAGACCTGTTTCAAATACATACCCATATCTGACACCCAGTCCAGATAAATGTCTCATCCCAATTTTGACAAGTAGACTCAAGTTTCAGCCTATTCAACTATTTGACAGCTCTTGGAGGATCATATCCTTTACCCGTTTCTAGATATGTATCAGACACTAGTGTCGGACACaagtactttaaaaaaaatgatgtaacaCTTTAAATCAGCATCTTAATTCATCAGATAAGGGAACATCACATACCTCCCAAAGACAAAACCAAGACTGTGCGTCTTCTGCAGGATCTTCAAGAAGGCTGATGGCACAGGAGCCTTAATGGCTGCTCGCAATATCATTGCACAATCCCCAATGGTGGGTGTTCCACCTAATTCTATGACCTGAATAAAAAGTTAGGAAATTTCATTAGTTattgtaagaaaaataaatgccAATACTCGAGGGAAATGGAAATGATCCTATGTAGCTTCAACCCTTCATTTTCCATGGATTACACATGTCCGACACTAGTGTCTGACACATATTCAGAAATCGGTATAGGGATATGTCACTCTAATTGGTCCTCCAAATACATGTAGAACTTAGAAAAAGCTGAGCATGCTCATGTCGGACACATATCCATAACAAACACTCGCACCCAAATCCAACATAGAAATGGTCTAGCTTGGGTAAAAAATGAAGCATATCAATGCAATTTCAAGAGCTGCCTGATCTAGAAAGCAAGAAAACTAATCACAGCAGAAGCGTATGATGGATAGAATATTCCCACCAAATTAAGGATTTTGGATTACAAAAAAACAGATAGAAAtgttgatgaaaaatgaaatgtatATGAACTAGAAGAAAATATAAGATATTACTATTGAATACACGAGTAAACAGAAAATAAGAACATGCCTTTTGCATTACTTGAATTGCCAACTCAACTTCCCATTCCTGCGACCATCGTCGAGGAGGTTTATTTTTAAGTTCTCGCTCCCATGTCCAACCCCAAGCATCCGCTATAGTGTACATGTCTTCAACATCGAACACCTTTCTATCTCTCATCTCTTGAAATGCTTCGAAAATATCCTCAGGAAACcaatcttcatcatcatcatcctgTATCCACATGCAAAAGATGTATCAATGTCCCAAGTtctaaaaaagtaaattttgacGGTAAACCACTTCTATAAGCCGTAATATATCAAACAACATTATCTTTGTTACCTCTACAGATACTCGAGAAGATCTTCGTCTTGATTTTTTAGATCTAGTAGTTGTTTGGTCAGAGTCTTTCAACAATTGAACCCCAATCATTTGGAGAGGCTTCTTAGCTTCAACTTCCTTATCCTTAATCCTATCCACTTCTCGGCTTTCGGTTTGTTCTacttcttcctcttcctcacCTTCCTCCTCTTCGATATCCTTTCCAGCATCTTCTACAACATCACTCTCATCCAGCTCATCATCTGCAGCTTCTGATTCATCTTCATCTATCAGCTTCACCTGATTAACATTCAAACCTTCTCCAAGAAACCGGCGTTTCCAGAATTCTGTATTTCCTTCTTCCAGCTTAATCCGAGAAATTAACTCATCTAGCTCCTCATCAACCTGCAAGAAATACACAATCAAACCAAAAAATTGTTTTACTTAAATGCATTGATATGCAAATGGTACCATAACATGAATAAGAAAACAGATATTAATAACTTATaacctcttcttcttcctcctccacAGGAGGAACCCAAAGAGGCCGACCACGCGAGCGATTTATTCTCCTTGCTTTTTGGACACGCTGGTAAAGAACATTTCTTGTTCCATCGGTTGGTAGACCTTGAGCTTCAAGCTCTTCCTTTAGCTCAGATACAACCATCTTACTAGCAGCCTTGGGTTTTAAAACATTCTGGTCAGgaccttttattattttcctcaaCCTCTCCACTACTCTCATGTAATCAGATTCTGTTGCATCACCCAAAGCTGCAAGTCCTTCATTCTGCAgggttttcaaaagcttccgaTGGTATATCTTCCACTCTTCTAGACATCTTTGCTTGAAGGAGGTTTCCATAGGGTTTGAATATATAAATCCTGTAGCATCAGGATCCAGAGGTGTTTTTCCTCTTCGAGGCACCCATCGTTTGCGCTCACCTGTAAGCCCACCCTCTTCAATGTACCTGGGAGAATAGCATCATTAATGATCAACTTACCGACAGAATTGTGGAACATATTTTGGGCAAAATATGGTATGCTGAATCTTCCAGTAACACACAGAATGCATGATAGGAGAATTATAAGTTAAGAAATTATAGAACCAGATTTTACTGTTGATTAGAAGGCACACCTAGCAATGTAATCAATCTCATAACCAAGTTCAGCTTCTTCTTGCAGAGGTTCAATCCATGAGCTAACTAGCGTTCGATATTTTCTGCTCAGAATCATAGCTCTTGGTGGAATAGGTTGGTTATCTTTGGACATAGCTTCTAGAGCTTCTACCAATTCAACGACTCTTCCTGATCCAATCATAAGTACATGgtgataaaattaaatgtaaaacaaagaaaaattaaattaaatggcCAGATAGAACAGATTACAAGATACCTTCTCGGCATAATGCTCGAAGATACAAAGAAAGTGGATCATCAAAGTTTCCTTCATTGTGCAACACTATTGTTCCCCCTTCATAGTTCTTTAGTGCACGAAAATGACGAATAGCTTCCCTTACAACACAATACTTGGTAAAACACTCCACTAACAGCCTGGCATATGATGACATCAGGCATTACAAACGAAAAAGCAAATagtaggaaaaagaaaaaggatataGTACACTATGATAGTTGTGAATTGATGAAGATGTAAAAAACATACGAACACAGCATTCAAGTGCACATTTCATGAGTGAAATTTAATAGAGAAGACAAATCATAGCTGGTTTTGCGTAGAATATATTTCCAAGTC
The nucleotide sequence above comes from Gossypium raimondii isolate GPD5lz chromosome 13, ASM2569854v1, whole genome shotgun sequence. Encoded proteins:
- the LOC105783342 gene encoding uncharacterized protein LOC105783342 isoform X1; amino-acid sequence: MSLLFSHALPPSLPPLSGHRNALVFATISTQKRKSSSRRKKRQPQQNKDEGNATLSSSNGSTALSALEKSLRLTFMEELMQKARSRDTVGVSDVIYDMIAAGLTPGPRSFHGLVVAHVLNGDVEGALQALRRELGVGVRPLHETLVSMVRLFGSKGLATKGLEVLAAMEKLNYDIRQAWIILVEELVRNKYLEDANAVFLKGAKGGLRATNELYDLMIEEDCKAGDHSNALEIAYEMEAAGRMATTFHFNCLLSVQATCGIPEIAFATFENMEYGEEYMKPDTETYNWVIQAYTRAESYDRVQDVAELLGMMVEDHKRLQPNVKTYALLVECFTKYCVVREAIRHFRALKNYEGGTIVLHNEGNFDDPLSLYLRALCREGRVVELVEALEAMSKDNQPIPPRAMILSRKYRTLVSSWIEPLQEEAELGYEIDYIARYIEEGGLTGERKRWVPRRGKTPLDPDATGFIYSNPMETSFKQRCLEEWKIYHRKLLKTLQNEGLAALGDATESDYMRVVERLRKIIKGPDQNVLKPKAASKMVVSELKEELEAQGLPTDGTRNVLYQRVQKARRINRSRGRPLWVPPVEEEEEEVDEELDELISRIKLEEGNTEFWKRRFLGEGLNVNQVKLIDEDESEAADDELDESDVVEDAGKDIEEEEGEEEEEVEQTESREVDRIKDKEVEAKKPLQMIGVQLLKDSDQTTTRSKKSRRRSSRVSVEDDDDEDWFPEDIFEAFQEMRDRKVFDVEDMYTIADAWGWTWERELKNKPPRRWSQEWEVELAIQVMQKVIELGGTPTIGDCAMILRAAIKAPVPSAFLKILQKTHSLGFVFGSPLYDEAISLCIDLGELDAAIAIVADLETTGIAVPDQTLDRVISARQTMDTSGNDTSSSSPPPPSS
- the LOC105783342 gene encoding uncharacterized protein LOC105783342 isoform X2, which translates into the protein MVRLFGSKGLATKGLEVLAAMEKLNYDIRQAWIILVEELVRNKYLEDANAVFLKGAKGGLRATNELYDLMIEEDCKAGDHSNALEIAYEMEAAGRMATTFHFNCLLSVQATCGIPEIAFATFENMEYGEEYMKPDTETYNWVIQAYTRAESYDRVQDVAELLGMMVEDHKRLQPNVKTYALLVECFTKYCVVREAIRHFRALKNYEGGTIVLHNEGNFDDPLSLYLRALCREGRVVELVEALEAMSKDNQPIPPRAMILSRKYRTLVSSWIEPLQEEAELGYEIDYIARYIEEGGLTGERKRWVPRRGKTPLDPDATGFIYSNPMETSFKQRCLEEWKIYHRKLLKTLQNEGLAALGDATESDYMRVVERLRKIIKGPDQNVLKPKAASKMVVSELKEELEAQGLPTDGTRNVLYQRVQKARRINRSRGRPLWVPPVEEEEEEVDEELDELISRIKLEEGNTEFWKRRFLGEGLNVNQVKLIDEDESEAADDELDESDVVEDAGKDIEEEEGEEEEEVEQTESREVDRIKDKEVEAKKPLQMIGVQLLKDSDQTTTRSKKSRRRSSRVSVEDDDDEDWFPEDIFEAFQEMRDRKVFDVEDMYTIADAWGWTWERELKNKPPRRWSQEWEVELAIQVMQKVIELGGTPTIGDCAMILRAAIKAPVPSAFLKILQKTHSLGFVFGSPLYDEAISLCIDLGELDAAIAIVADLETTGIAVPDQTLDRVISARQTMDTSGNDTSSSSPPPPSS